In Ursus arctos isolate Adak ecotype North America unplaced genomic scaffold, UrsArc2.0 scaffold_3, whole genome shotgun sequence, one DNA window encodes the following:
- the TMEM176B gene encoding transmembrane protein 176B → MTQNMVTVNGVNVASTLSQPSHINIHIHQESALAQLLKAGASLKELFSHPRDTGPSEARMSYGQLALGVTQILLGAASCALGVLLYFGPWTELRASGCAFWAGSVAIVAGAGAIVHEKHRGKLSGCASGLLTLAGVAVAVAAVVLCVNSLTVQSDGFFYIDSVCDATENVTMTTGYKETWQRSRTSRWEEDRCRTYMQMLMNVFLSIRALLLAVCVLQVIVSLASLILGLRSLCGRSSRPLNEEGSEKKLLGDNSVPPSPSKEKTTASIIL, encoded by the exons ATGACCCAAAACATGGTGACCGTGAATGGAGTCAATGTGGCCTCGACGCTGTCCCAGCCCAGCCACATCAACATCCACATCCACCAGGAATCAGCATTGGCACAATTGTTAAAAGCTGGGGCTTCCCTGAAGGAGCTCTTTTCTCACCCTCGGGACACCGGCCCTTCCGAGGCCAGGATGAGCTATGGGCAGCTTGCGTTGGGG GTGACCCAGATACTGCTAGGGGCTGCGAGCTGTGCTCTTGGAGTGTTGCTCTACTTTGGGCCCTGGACAGAGCTGCGTGCTTCAGGCTGCGCCTTCTGGGCAGGGTCTGTG GCTATTGTAGCAGGAGCTGGGGCCATTGTCCATGAGAAGCACCGGGGCAAACTCTCA GGCTGTGCGTCAGGTCTGCTCACGCTGGCCGGTGTTGCCGTGGCCGTGGCTGCTGTTGTCCTCTGTGTGAATAGCTTAACCGTGCAAAGTGATGGCTTCTTTTACATTGATTCCGTGTGTGATGCCACAGAAAATGTCACCATGACCACTGGGTACAAAGAGACATGGCAAAGGAGTCGCACATCACGGTGGGAGGAGGATAGGTGCAGAACCTACATGCAAATGCTGATG AACGTGTTCCTCAGCATCCGTGCTCTGCTCCTGGCTGTCTGTGTCCTGCAGGTCATCGTATCCTTAGCTTCCCTGATCCTGGGTCTTCGCAGCTTGTGTGGCCGGAGCTCCCGGCCGCTG aatgagGAAGGGTCAGAGAAAAAGCTACTGGGGGACAATTCGGTgcctccctcaccctccaagGAGAAGACCACGGCTAGCATCATCCTGTGA
- the TMEM176A gene encoding transmembrane protein 176A — MSAGMGTVDSGAVAPGTPQPTRIDVHIHQESSLATLLIRGCSLLRSLTPGSTSQTWGRRRLLVASWVLQIVLGVLSGVLGGFLYIFYYGGLRDSEAAIWTGAVAVLAGAVAFINEKRGGIYWALLRTLLSLAAFSTAVAAIVIGALNFHKYNDYISDYICHVSSRSWSWATRPPSTRSPEEARRLDLCLSYLSMLKALFISVQVMLLGVWVLLLLASLVPLGLYCQRRSQSKKETDQKKLLEVTEI; from the exons ATGTCTGCAGGCATGGGGACAGTAGACAGTGGTGCGGTGGCCCCTGGGACCCCGCAGCCCACCCGCATCGACGTGCATATCCACCAGGAGTCATCTCTGGCCACACTCCTGATACGTGGGTGCTCCCTGCTTCGGTCCCTCACCCCTGGCTCCACCTCCCAGACCTGGGGCAGGAGACGGCTGCTGGTGGCCTCCTGG GTGCTGCAGATCGTGCTGGGGGTGTTGAGTGGGGTTCTGGGAGGCTTCCTCTACATCTTCTACTACGGCGGCTTGCGTGACTCAGAAGCTGCCATCTGGACAGGGGCTGTG GCTGTGCTGGCTGGAGCTGTCGCCTTCATTAACGAGAAACGGGGTGGCATCTACTGG GCCTTGCTGAGGACCCTGCTCTCCTTGGCAGCTTTCTCCACGGCCGTTGCCGCCATCGTCATTGGGGCTCTTAATTTCCATAAGTACAACGATTATATTAGCGACTATATCTGTCATGTCTCCTCGAGGTCCTGGTCCTGGGCCACCAGGCCCCCTAGCACTCGAAGTCCGGAAGAAGCCAGAAGGCTGGACCTGTGCCTCTCCTACCTGAGTATGCTGAAG GCCCTGTTCATAAGCGTTCAGGTCATGCTGTTGGGGGTCTGGGTTCTGCTGCTTCTGGCATCTCTCGTCCCCCTGGGTCTGTACTGCCAGAGAAGGTCCCAAAGTAAGAAG GAAACAGACCAGAAGAAACTGCTGGAAGTGACTGAAATCTAG